The sequence below is a genomic window from Streptomyces sp. V1I1.
GCTGGATCTCCCTCTACCTCGCCGACGCCGCACCCCTGCTCCTGCCGCAGCCCCATCCGCTGGAGCTCACCGCGCTCCATGAGTCCGTGCTCAGCGCCCTGTCCCCCGGCTACGGCCTGTTCTTCCGTCAGATCGCCGACCAGGTCAGGGCCACCACCCATCCCGACGCCACCGATCCCCAACTGGCCGACGCCGTCTGGGACCTGGCCTGGTCCGGCCGGCTCACCAACGACACCCTGGCGCCGCTGCGTTCGCTGCTGGGCTCGGGCCGGACCGCAGGGTCGACGGCCCATCGAGCCAAACGGACGGTGCCGCGCGGGCGGTACGGCAGCCTCACGGCGGCCGCCCGTCCCGCTTCCCGTACCGGCCCGCCGACGGTGAGCGGGCGCTGGTCACTGCTGCCGACCGCCGAGCCCGACCCGACCCACCGCGCGCACGCCCTCGCCCGCACCCTGCTGGACCGCCATGGCGTGGTGACCCGGGGCGCGGTGGCGGCCGAGGGCGTGGAGGGCGGCTTCTCGGCCACGTACCGCATCCTCTCCGCCTTCGAGGACAGCGGACAGGCGCGGCGCGGCTATGTGGTGGAGGGGCTAGGCGCGGCCCAGTTCGCGATGGACGGCGCGGTCGACCGTCTCCGTGCGGCGGCCACGGCGAGAGACCGGGCCGACGGGCAGACGGCGCCGCACGCCGTGGTGCTGGCCGCCGCCGACCCCGCCAATGCGTACGGCGCGGCGCTGCCCTGGCCCGAGCCGCCGACCGGCGCCGGCCACAAGCCCGGCCGGAAGGCGGGCTCCCTGGTCGTCTTGGTCGACGGCGAGCTCACGATGTACATGGAGCGCGGCGGCAAGACTCTGCTGGCCTGGGCGACCGACCCGGACTCCGCCGCGCTCCACGCGGCGGCCGAGGCGCTGGCACACGCGGCCCGGGCGGGCGCACTCGGCACGGTCACCGTCGAGCGCGCCAACGGCATACCGGCGCTCACCTCGCCGCTGGCCCCCGCCCTGGAGACGGCGGGCTTCCACGCCACCCCCAGAGGCCTACGGCTGCGCCCCTGACGGGCGCCTGCGGCGGGCCTTTGCCCCTCCCCGCCCCTTCCCGCCGTATCGATTTGCGGCTCCGCCGCGTGGGGGCTCCGCCCAGACCCCGGTATGCGACCTTCGGCCGCATGTCCTCAATCTCCCCAGACTTCGTCCGGGGGGTCCCCACGGGCTGAAGGCGCAGCGGCCCCCGCCACCCCCATCATGGATGCCATGCCCGAAGGAGACACCGTCTGGCTGACCGCCAAGCGCCTGCACACTGCCCTCGCCGGGCAGGTCCTCACCCGGTCCGACCTCCGCGTCCCACGCTTCGCGACCGCCGATCTCACCGGCCGGAGCGTCCTGGACGTCACGCCGCGCGGCAAGCACCTGCTCACCCGCATCGAGGGCGGCCTCACCCTCCACTCCCACCTCCGTATGGACGGTTCCTGGCAGGTGTACGGCTCCGGCGAGCGCTGGCGCGGCCCCGCGCACCAGATCCGCGCGATCCTCGGCAACGCCGGCCACACCGCCGTCGGCTACCGCCTCCCCGTCCTGGAGCTGCTGCGCACCGCCGACGAGGCCAAGGCAGTGGGCCATCTCGGCCCAGATCTGCTGGGCCCCGACTGGGACGCGGACACCGCCGTCGCGAACCTCCTCGCCGATCCGGCCCGCCCCCTGGGCGAGGCCCTGCTCGACCAGCGCAACCTCGCCGGCATCGGCAATGTCTACAAGTCGGAGCTGGCCTTCCTGGCCCGTGTGACGCCCTGGCTGCCCGTCGGCGAGCTGCCCGCCGACACCCCTCAGCGGCTCGTCGTCACCGCCCACCGACTCCTCGAAGCGAACAAGCACAGCTTCGACCGCACCACCACGGCCGGGGACCGCCGAAGCGCCACGGCTGGCCGCCGCCCCGGTCCCCGGCTTCATGTCTACGGTCGCGAAGGCCGGCCATGTCTGCGCTGCGGGACCCCGATCCGTAAGGCCGACCAGGGCGACGGCAGCCGCGAACGCCCCACCTACTGGTGCCCGCACTGCCAATCCGGGCCCACTAGTTGACGACCCGTCAGATCCCGTCGTACCGTCCCCGCATGCCCCTCAAGGCGTACGACCTCACCGGCCGCACCGCATTCGTCACCGGCGCGGCCGGCGGCATAGGCCGCGCCTCGGCCGCCCTCCTCGCCGAGGCGGGAGCCACCGTCCACTGCGCCGACATCGACGAGAAGGGCCTCCAGGAGACACGCACCCAGATCGCCGACGCGGGCGGCACGGCGCACACCCACCCCCTCGACGTCACCGACCGCGCCCAGCTCAAGGCCGCGATCGAGCACATCGAGAGCACCGGCCGGCTCGACATCCTGGCCGCCATCGCCGGAATCATGCACAGCAGCCCCGTCCTTGAGACAAGGGACGAGGACCTCGACCGCGTCCTCGCGGTCAACTTCAAAGGGATCTTGTACGCCTGCCAGGAGTCGGCCCGCGCCATGATCGCCACGGGCACCCCCGGCTCCATCGTCACCATGGCCTCCGGCGCCGTGGACGCCGCGAACGCCGGTCTGCTCTGCTACAGCGCGGCCAAAGCTGCAGTCGTCCAGCTCACCAAGACCCTCGCGACCGAACTCGGCCCGCACTCCATCCGCGTCAACGCCGTCGCCCCCGGCTGGATCCGCACCCCCATGACCGACCGCCACGACGCCACGCTCCAGCACAAGGCCGAGGCGGCGATGGTCCGGCTCTCCCCGCTCCGCCGCGTCGGCGAGCCCGAGGACATCGCCCATACGGTCCTTCACCTGGCGTCCGACGCGTCCGCCTTCACGACGGGCCAGATCCTCCGCCCGAACGGCGGCGTCGCGATGCCCTGGTGATCCCACCGCGCGTGCCCCCACGGGACGCCGTGACATGCACCGGCAGCAGGCTGAGCCCCCACCCGCCTGCCGCCACCGCTCCTTCGACCAGCCCCGCCTGCTGCGGCACGAGCACCAGCCGCAGCACGGCCCACCACCACAGCCCGCCGGCCACGAACCCGAGGGCGACCACCGGCACGAGGACGACTCCGCGTACTGCCATGGCTGCCTCCTCCGGCCCACGCTAGACCGGCGCGATCACTCACCGGGAGGGCGCACCGGATGCACACCCCGGCGCGCGGGGCACCGGTCACCTCACTCCAAACAGCCCGCGACCCCCGACCACGTGCCGGGGCCGCAGCGCAAACGCCTAGGGGCTCTCCGCCTGGAACATCCACGCGTGCTTCTCGAGGTCCGCCGTGAGCCCTATCAGCACATCCTGAGTCACCGGATCCGGATCCCCGGTCGCGGCGATCCGCTCCCGCATGCGCCCGATCACCGCGCCGAGCGCGTCCACGAGGGTCTGCACGGCGTCCACGTCCTTGATCAAGCCCTCCGGCACCGCGCCGATCACGCTCTGCGCCGCCACCGTCGCAGCCCGGCCGTCCGGCGTCACCC
It includes:
- a CDS encoding Fpg/Nei family DNA glycosylase; the protein is MPEGDTVWLTAKRLHTALAGQVLTRSDLRVPRFATADLTGRSVLDVTPRGKHLLTRIEGGLTLHSHLRMDGSWQVYGSGERWRGPAHQIRAILGNAGHTAVGYRLPVLELLRTADEAKAVGHLGPDLLGPDWDADTAVANLLADPARPLGEALLDQRNLAGIGNVYKSELAFLARVTPWLPVGELPADTPQRLVVTAHRLLEANKHSFDRTTTAGDRRSATAGRRPGPRLHVYGREGRPCLRCGTPIRKADQGDGSRERPTYWCPHCQSGPTS
- a CDS encoding Dps family protein; its protein translation is MSVVKSPLNESDLKTVGDALRGALVDLVDLSLVAKQVHWNVVGPRFRSVHLQLDEVVDSARMHSDTVAERASALGVTPDGRAATVAAQSVIGAVPEGLIKDVDAVQTLVDALGAVIGRMRERIAATGDPDPVTQDVLIGLTADLEKHAWMFQAESP
- a CDS encoding SDR family NAD(P)-dependent oxidoreductase; the protein is MPLKAYDLTGRTAFVTGAAGGIGRASAALLAEAGATVHCADIDEKGLQETRTQIADAGGTAHTHPLDVTDRAQLKAAIEHIESTGRLDILAAIAGIMHSSPVLETRDEDLDRVLAVNFKGILYACQESARAMIATGTPGSIVTMASGAVDAANAGLLCYSAAKAAVVQLTKTLATELGPHSIRVNAVAPGWIRTPMTDRHDATLQHKAEAAMVRLSPLRRVGEPEDIAHTVLHLASDASAFTTGQILRPNGGVAMPW